Proteins found in one Mytilus edulis chromosome 2, xbMytEdul2.2, whole genome shotgun sequence genomic segment:
- the LOC139513470 gene encoding uncharacterized protein: protein MSSFREKNHTTMDTKSKSDNKHLENISKGLNKARQYIIIVLTYFFYKLTQTIVLTFQKFTWAVTGVEKTRKDAKHGLQFKQSVHVQSIFWRRKFISTSMADPSNFITTHKAFKHPNYILKPTVSLYCMTKDEVIFVEVPEGVDITGTQQPRTPMYIQQFQRAHSLITMPLPAFHKIAHDLGNPRVPIIWISNTGHCGSTMLVQMFAKLPGMLVMNSPDVLTTLAFLEKNNNFEKGEYEQLLPGAIRILCKPDERARMICVKTRPCCTIQMGDVYRNFPHIYQLYVYRNSLKTIASSLNIFGNEEFDMISRYILDSEVLSTVFPCFRRLLYNKYCSVLDRTPPIVDQKNMTTVSAFTIAWAANIATCLDFVEAGVPLLPLLFEDMMRNPRRTCSVLFDHLEIRQDFVDTAMEGFKLDTSKHPNSGQSSILPESRKTIPHDFRTEADGILKKFGLPKLGERYEIPGLADFETPKFNRDLSRDRFL from the coding sequence atgTCTTCCTTCCGAGAAAAGAATCACACAACAATGGACACAAAGTCTAAATCTGACAATAAACACCTTGAAAATATCAGCAAGGGATTGAACAAAGCCAGACAATACATCATTATAGTGTTAACATATTTCTTCTACAAACTCACACAAACTATcgttttaacatttcaaaaatttacATGGGCTGTGACAGGGGTAGAGAAAACTCGAAAGGATGCAAAACATGGCCTGCAATTTAAGCAAAGCGTCCATGTTCAAAGTATATTTTGGCGCCGGAAGTTCATTAGTACGTCAATGGCAGATCCGTCAAATTTTATAACTACACACAAAGCGTTTAAACACCCAAATTATATACTAAAGCCAACAGTATCTTTATACTGTATGACGAAAGATGAAGTTATATTCGTAGAGGTTCCGGAAGGAGTTGACATTACTGGAACCCAGCAACCCAGAACGCCTATGTACATCCAGCAGTTTCAACGTGCTCATAGTTTAATAACAATGCCCTTGCCAGCTTTTCATAAAATTGCCCATGATCTCGGAAATCCGCGTGTTCCTATTATTTGGATCTCTAATACTGGACATTGTGGATCTACTATGCTTGTTCAAATGTTTGCCAAGCTTCCAGGTATGTTAGTAATGAATTCTCCTGATGTTTTAACAACGCTTGctttcctagagaaaaataataattttgaaaaaggaGAGTATGAACAGCTACTTCCAGGAGCAATTCGTATTTTGTGCAAACCGGACGAAAGAGCAAGAATGATTTGTGTAAAGACAAGACCTTGCTGTACAATTCAAATGGGAGACGTTTATAGGAATTTTCCGCATATCTACCAACTATATGTGTATCGAAACAGTTTAAAAACGATTGCATCATCTTTAAATATATTTGGTAACGAAGAATTCGATATGATATCTAGATATATATTAGACAGTGAAGTGTTGTCTACTGTATTCCCATGTTTTCGCAGGCTTTTGTATAACAAATACTGTTCTGTACTTGATAGAACACCGCCTATTGTAGACCAAAAGAATATGACAACAGTTTCAGCTTTCACAATAGCATGGGCTGCAAATATAGCTACATGCTTAGACTTTGTTGAAGCTGGCGTCCCACTCTTGCCACTACTGTTTGAAGATATGATGCGCAATCCACGACGCACGTGTTCAGTGTTATTTGATCATTTAGAAATTAGGCAGGATTTTGTTGACACTGCTATGGAAGGCTTTAAATTGGACACCTCTAAACATCCAAATAGCGGGCAAAGTTCGATATTACCAGAATCACGGAAAACTATTCCTCACGACTTTAGAACTGAAGCAGATGGTATTTTGAAAAAGTTTGGATTACCAAAACTCGGTGAAAGATATGAAATTCCCGGTTTAGCTGATTTTGAAACACCAAAATTTAACAGAGATCTTTCTCGTGAcagatttttatga